AAATTTAAAAAATATAATTATTTAAAAGGTCTACTTTTAAAATAAATTATAATATTATTGTTGAAAGTTTAAATTAAAAAAAGGAAATTCAATGGAAACAAGTATGGTGTTTGCAATTGCAATAATATTTTTTGCTTTAATAGTCATTGTAAAAGGTATAAAAATTGTTCCTCAATCAGATTTATATTTGATTGAAAGATTAGGAAAATTTAACAAAGTATTACATGGTGGTTTTCATATAATCATACCAATAATTGATAATGTAAGAGCTGTTCTTACATCAAGAGAACAATTAGTTGATATTGCTAAACAATCAGTTATTACAAAGGATAATGTAAATATTTCTATAGATGGGATAGTTTTTTGTAAAGTAGATGATGCAATGCAAGCAACTTATAATGTAGTTGATTTTAAAAATGCTATTGCAAATCTTGCAATGACTACATTAAGAGCTGAAATTGGTGGAATGGATTTAGATGATACTTTATCAAATAGAGAAACTTTAAATGCAAAATTACAAAGTGAACTAGGAAGTGCAGCAACAAACTGGGGAATTAAAGTAACTAGAGTTGAAATTTCTGATATTTCAGTTCCACAAGAAATCGAAAGAGCTATGAATATGCAAATGGAAGCTGAAAGGGAAAAAAGAGCTATTGAAACAAAAGCAAGAGCTGATAAAGAAGCAGTTATTAGAAAAGCAGAAGCATTTAAACAAGAAGAAGTTTTAAAAGCAGAAGCAATTGAGCGAATGGCAGATGCAAGAAGATATGAGCAAGAACAGCTTGCTGCAGGTCAGCAAGAAGCAATGAGACTTATAAATATCTCTATGATGGAAAATGAAAAAGCTGCAGAATTTTTACTTGCAAAAGATAGAATTGCAGCCTTTAGAGCATTGGCTGAAAGTAATTCAACTGATAAAATGATTTTACCTTATGAAGTAGCTCAAATGATTGGTTCAACTTCTGTTTTAGGAGATGCTTTTTTCAAAGGTGTAAGTAATGGAGCAACAAATAATGCTTAGTGCCGTTGATCCTTATATTCTATTAGCAATCGGTGTTGCTTTAGTAGCTTTAGAAGCTTTAATTGCCTCTTTTATACTTATTTGGTTTGGGATAAGTTTTATTATAGTTGCAGTAATTAGTTATTTTGTAGTATTTTCAGGTGCAGTTTGGCAGTTAGCAACTGTATCGTTGATTTCAATTATTTTGATTTTAGTTTTGAGAAAAAAAGTTGTAGAGATTTTTTTGAAATCAAAAGTTGAAGTTTCTGATGATTATTTAAACGAAAAAGGAATAGGAGAAATCAAAAACTCAAAAGTTTTTTATAAGGGAACTTATTGGGATATTGATTCCCAACTTGATGAAAAAGAGTTTATTGAAGGTGAAAAAGTAGAAGTTTTAAAAACTTTTAAAAATAAAGCAACTATAGAAAAAAGATAGAAACAAAGGTTTCTATCTTTCTTTATTTTTTTAGTAATGAATGTTTCTTATAAAACTTTTATATAAAGGTCTTTGTAGTTTATCCTCTGGTTTTTGATTTGTTTTTGAACAATTTTTAGAATGATGATTATCCTCTTTTAAAAGAGTATGAAAATTTTTATTAGTTAATAGAGTTAAATCTCCATCTGCATATTTTATAATTACATCTTTTAATTCTATTCTTTCATCACCTGCAAAATATACTTTTAATCCTTTGTTTAATAGGGTTTCAAAAGGTTTTTCTCCTAAGTGAGAAGTAATCAATACCTCTACATTTTTACTTTTTAACCAATTTGCAACAGCTTTTCCACCCATTTGTTCATTTTTTAATATTTCAATTTTGTTAATTTCTATAAAAGCAAAATATTTTGCTTTTCCAAAAAGTGTCGATACTGCTGTATTTTCTTTATTTGTTTTTACTGGTATTGCAATCATTTTATCTCCTTTGTTGCATTTTTATATGAAATTTTATATCCAAGATATATAACCACCGGCCATAAACTTAACCAAATTAATTCACTTAAATATTCCATTTTTTCTAACCTTTTAATAATTATGTGAATCTTTAGATTCAATCTCTTCTTTTGTAATTTTTACTTTATCCATACTGTACCAAGCATAAGTTATATATGCTAATACAAAGGGAACCATCAATGAAACATAACTCATAACCATAAGAGTATAGTGACTTCCTGAACTATTCATAATTGTTAAACTGCTTTGTAAATCAGTAGTTGAAGGATAGTAAGCTGTATTGTTTAATCCCACATTTAATAAAATCGCCATTACAGTTAATACAATTCCTACTCCACCTGTTTTGATGCAACAAGTTTTTTTAAATGTAATAGTTACAAATACAGCTATAATAACCATCAAGACACCAATTAAGAACATAACTAAAACAATGGGCATATCCATAAAGTTTTGAAAATACTTTAATCTTTCTATTTCTATAAAACTATTTTCGTTTATTGTATATCCATCTTTTGTAAGAATCCATAACATAAATCCTAAAAAGAAAAATAAAAAGAAA
The genomic region above belongs to Arcobacter ellisii and contains:
- a CDS encoding NfeD family protein, whose protein sequence is MEQQIMLSAVDPYILLAIGVALVALEALIASFILIWFGISFIIVAVISYFVVFSGAVWQLATVSLISIILILVLRKKVVEIFLKSKVEVSDDYLNEKGIGEIKNSKVFYKGTYWDIDSQLDEKEFIEGEKVEVLKTFKNKATIEKR
- a CDS encoding NifB/NifX family molybdenum-iron cluster-binding protein: MIAIPVKTNKENTAVSTLFGKAKYFAFIEINKIEILKNEQMGGKAVANWLKSKNVEVLITSHLGEKPFETLLNKGLKVYFAGDERIELKDVIIKYADGDLTLLTNKNFHTLLKEDNHHSKNCSKTNQKPEDKLQRPLYKSFIRNIHY
- a CDS encoding SPFH domain-containing protein, whose translation is METSMVFAIAIIFFALIVIVKGIKIVPQSDLYLIERLGKFNKVLHGGFHIIIPIIDNVRAVLTSREQLVDIAKQSVITKDNVNISIDGIVFCKVDDAMQATYNVVDFKNAIANLAMTTLRAEIGGMDLDDTLSNRETLNAKLQSELGSAATNWGIKVTRVEISDISVPQEIERAMNMQMEAEREKRAIETKARADKEAVIRKAEAFKQEEVLKAEAIERMADARRYEQEQLAAGQQEAMRLINISMMENEKAAEFLLAKDRIAAFRALAESNSTDKMILPYEVAQMIGSTSVLGDAFFKGVSNGATNNA